In a single window of the Centroberyx gerrardi isolate f3 chromosome 17, fCenGer3.hap1.cur.20231027, whole genome shotgun sequence genome:
- the eif2ak3 gene encoding eukaryotic translation initiation factor 2-alpha kinase 3, with amino-acid sequence MERGFHFGNVSISLVLLLLLKTLIGTSQTQGSAIGREPQPAARGSGSTAEEDGGRVMERGLENVGAPVTGDVTVEDDENGATGETDESHGESSGSFSPTRSLVIISTLDGRISALDPNNQGRKQWDLDVGSGSLVSSSLSKPEVFGNKMFIPSLDGALFQWNRDRESMEAVPFSVESLLESSFRIGEDTVLVGGKSLTTYGLGAYSGKLRYICSAVGCSRWGEEEMEAEDVLLLQRTQKTVRAVTPRLGLEKWNFSVGNFELKFVPETGSGLNFLEGEVASGDAWREERRDSHRVITEEPKEREHTENQQNHNQNLDLVIKVSVPDWKVMAFSTKPGGQLVWEHQFCTPIASAWLVGGGKVTPISLFDDTAYNSQSDVEEEEDEDIMEKARGATQSSVYLGMFQGQLYLQSSVRIAEKFPSKALGSEKDVIPLPTVKWKPLIHSPSRTPVLVGSDEFDKCLNNDKFSHEEYSNGALSILQYPYDNGYYFPYSKRYREKRDSAVSLIKGNGAGAESRRRKDPVLLLPWWKEILGTIVFCIAATTYIVRKFFHPPAPVAYVRQRKESETQCQTDSKFDLEVVESKEPVAMETRSSEYVSRYLTDFEPVQCLGRGGFGVVFEARNKVDDCNYAIKRIRLPNRELAREKVMREVKALAKLEHPGIIRYFNAWQESPPEGWQEEMDQRWLKDASTTDWPLSFPDPMEVLSVKVPVSSSVSPVSGPGGDGLEASVDERVLLSGSASRAVSFSIGDGSLSFHPLLGHDSLMSERDSQADPEASDTPHSFELCPPRGPSDCTSSSFDIVFEDSGCDRDADADTDSVSGAVSPGTLTEKATSSSSHTRGQESVPPSSSPPRPTSLTLALPTTPPAQRPQLSPKVYLYIQMQLCRKENLKDWMGQRCLPEQREHSQCLDIFLQIAEAVDFLHSKGLMHRDLKPSNIFFTMDDVVKVGDFGLVTAMDQEEDEDEASTLTPVPALTRHTGQVGTKLYMSPEQLSGNSYSHKVDIYSLGLILFELLCPFRTQMERVRTLTEVRALQFPEVFSKNNAQELGMVRSMLSRCPSERPEAAEITETPLFQELELPCRLALRQRSRTYSASSMGRPSRQTSAT; translated from the exons ATGGAAAGGGGGTTTCACTTTGGAAACGTGAGCATTTCCCTggtgctcctgctgctgctgaaaacgTTGATCGGGACTTCGCAAACTCAGGGCTCCGCCATCGGGAGGGAGCCGCAGCCCGCCGCCCGGGGCTCAGGTTCGACCGCGGAGGAAGATGGTGGGAGAGTCATGGAGCGGGGCTTGGAGAACGTAGGCGCCCCGGTCACCGGAGACGTTACCGTGGAGGACGACGAGAACGGGGCGACGGGGGAGACCGACGAATCGCATGGAGAGAGTAGCGGTAGCTTCAGCCCGACAAG GTCCCTGGTGATCATCAGCACCCTGGATGGGCGGATCTCTGCTCTGGACCCCAACAACCAGGGCAGGAAGCAGTGGGACCTGGATGTTGGCTCAGGCAGCCTGGTGTCCTCCAGCCTCAGCAAACCTGAG GTGTTTGGCAATAAGATGTTCATCCCGTCGCTGGACGGCGCCTTGTTCCAGTGGAACCGGGACAGGGAGAGTATGGAGGCAGTGCCTTTCAGTGTGGAGTCCCTGCTGGAGTCGTCCTTCCGCATCGGAGAGGACACCGTCCTGGTCGGGGGCAAATCGCTCACCACCTACGGCCTGGGGGCCTACAGCGGCAAG CTGCGGTACATCTGCTCTGCGGTCGGCTGCAGCCgctggggggaggaggagatggaggccgAAGACGTGCTGCTGCTACAGAGAACCCAGAAGACCGTCCGAGCTGTCACGCCCCGACTAGGACTGGAGAA GTGGAACTTCAGTGTGGGAAACTTCGAGCTGAAGTTCGTTCCCGAAACGGGGTCGGGGTTGAACTTCCTGGAGGGGGAAGTGGCAAGCGGCGACGCCTGGAGGGAGGAGCGGCGGGACAGCCATCGGGTCATCACCGAGGAGCCGAAAGAGAGGGAACACACAGAGAACCAGCAGAACCACAACCAGAACCTGGACCTGGTCATCAAGGTGTCTGTTCCTGACTGGAAGGTCATGGCCTTCAGCACCAAGCCTGGTGGACAGCTGGTCTGGGAACACCAG tTCTGCACACCCATCGCCTCGGCCTGGCTGGTGGGTGGGGGTAAAGTGACGCCCATCAGCCTGTTTGACGACACGGCCTACAACAGCCAGTCcgatgtggaggaggaggaggacgaggacatCATGGAGAAGGCCCGAGGAGCCACCCAGTCCAGTGTTTACCTGG GGATGTTCCAGGGTCAGCTATACCTCCAGTCCTCAGTCAGGATCGCTGAGAAGTTCCCCTCCAAAGCCCTCGGATCTGAGAAGGATGTTATTCCACTGCCCACCGTTAAATGGAAGCCCCTAATCC ATTCCCCGTCTCGGACACCAGTCCTGGTCGGCTCTGATGAATTTGACAAGTGTCTGAACAATGACAAGTTCTCCCATGAAGAATACAGTAACGGAGCCCTGTCTATCCTTCAGTATCCCTATG ACAACGGCTACTACTTCCCCTATAGCAAGCGTTACCGAGAGAAGCGCGACAGTGCCGTAAGCCTGATAAAGGGGAACGGGGCCGGAGCCGAGAGTCGCAGGAGAAAGGACCCCGTTCTGCTGCTGCCTTGGTGGAAGGAGATCCTCGGCACCATCGTCTTCTGCATCGCCGCCACCACCTACATAGTCCGCAAATTCTTCCACCCCCCTGCACCTGTGGCCTATGTGCGG CAACGGAAGGAGTCGGAGACGCAGTGCCAGACCGACAGCAAGTTCGACCTTGAGGTTGTGGAATCCAAAGAGCCGGTTGCCATGGAGACCCGCTCCAGCGAATATGTGTCCAG GTACCTGACTGACTTTGAGCCGGTGCAGTGTCTGGGCCGCGGGGGGTTCGGCGTTGTGTTTGAAGCCCGCAACAAAGTGGACGACTGCAACTACGCCATCAAGAGAATTCGTCTTCCCAACAG GGAGCTCGCCCGTGAGAAGGTGATGCGGGAGGTGAAGGCGCTGGCCAAGCTGGAGCACCCGGGGATTATCCGCTACTTCAACGCCTGGCAGGAGAGCCCCCCCGAGGGCTGGCAGGAGGAGATGGACCAGAGGTGGCTCAAAGACGCCAG cACCACTGACTGGCCGCTGAGCTTCCCAGACCCCATGGAGGTGCTGTCGGTCAAAGTGCCGGTGTCCAGCTCGGTGTCTCCTGTGTCTGGACCTGGAGGAGACGGCCTGGAGGCTTCTGTGGACGAGCGGGTCCTGCTCTCCGGCAGCGCCAGCCGGGCCGTGAGCTTCAGCATCGGCGACGGGAGCCTGTCCTTCCACCCGCTGCTGGGCCACGACAGCCTGATGTCGGAGAGGGACAGCCAGGCCGACCCTGAGGCCTCCGACACCCCCCACTCCTTCGAGCTGTGCCCCCCCCGCGGCCCCAGCgactgcacctcctcctccttcgaCATTGTGTTCGAGGACTCGGGCTGCGACCGCGACGCCGACGCAGACACGGACTCGGTCTCCGGTGCGGTCAGTCCCGGCACGCTGACGGAGAAggccacttcctcctcctcgcacACCCGGGGGCAGGAATccgtcccgccctcctcctctcccccccggCCAACCTCCCTCACCCTGGCTCTGCCCACCACCCCTCCAGCCCAGCGGCCCCAGCTTTCTCCcaag GTGTACCTGTACATCCAGATGCAGCTCTGTCGGAAGGAGAACCTGAAGGACTGGATGGGCCAGCGCTGCCTGCCGGAGCAGAGGGAGCACAGCCAGTGTCTGGACATCTTCCTCCAGATCGCAGAGGCCGTCGACTTCCTGCACAGCAAGGGACTCATGCACAGAGACCTcaag CCCTCCAACATCTTCTTCACCATGGACGACGTGGTGAAGGTGGGAGACTTTGGCCTGGTGACGGCTATGGAccaggaggaggacgaggacgaggcCAGCACTCTGACGCCCGTGCCGGCCCTGACCCGGCACACCGGCCAGGTCGGCACCAAGCTCTACATGAGCCCAGAGCAG CTCTCTGGAAACTCCTACTCTCACAAAGTGGACATCTACTCTCTGGGTCTGATCCTGTTCGAGCTGCTCTGTCCCTTCAGGAcccagatggagagagtgagg ACGCTGACGGAGGTGAGAGCGCTCCAGTTCCCCGAGGTTTTCTCCAAAAACAACGCACAGGAG ctgggCATGGTGCGCAGCATGCTGTCCCGGTGCCCCAGCGAGCGTCCCGAGGCGGCAGAGATCACGGAGACGCCGCTGTTCCAGGAGCTGGAGCTGCCGTGCCGCCTGGCCCTGCGGCAGCGCTCCCGCACCTACAGCGCCTCGTCCATGGGCCGGCCCTCGCGCCAGACGTCCGCCACCTGA